The nucleotide sequence TCATGCGGGTTGCTTCTGGTTCATCTATATCCGCCGGGTTCTGGCTTTTGGTAGGCAAGCGCATGCATCCAAACCCCAATGCGGATACTTTCCATTCCAGTTTGCCGAATTTGCGGTACTGCATCGTATCTATCCTTTCCCGGTCGTGATGGTTATAACCCTTGGGCAACGGACAAGATAGAGTCCTATGCGACTCTAGGATAGCACATTATCTGCAGAGAAGCAAAGCGCGCTAGGATGATGAACAGCTGCAGAGATAGTAACTTTTAGCCAGCCCCGTTCTGGGCTAGGGGCAGCGTGAAGTGGAAGGTTGAACCTTTTCCTAGCGTGCTCTCGGCCCAGATGCGACCGCCGTGGGCTTTGACCAAGCTTTGGGCGATGGAAAGTCCCAATCCACTCCCTCCTGGCCAATGCTTATTGCGCGAACGGGAGGGGTCAGCGCGCCAGAAGCGCTCGAAAACAAAGGGTAAATCCTCAGGGGCAATGCCCTCACCAGTATCAGACACAGCAATTTCTACGCCTTCCTCCGTTGTCGATGCGCTGACCGCAATCGAGCCACCTTCGTGTGTATGCCGAAGGGCATTGACCAACAAGTTATGCAATACCTGAGCTACTCGGTCGGGGTCGGCATGCACGAGAGGCAAATCGTCGGGTACCTGTACGGTAAGCGTTACCTTTTGAGCCCCCGCAGCGGGGGTTAGGTACTCGCTTGTATTGAGCAATATTTTCCCCACATCAGTAGGAACCAGATTCATCTGCAATTTTCCGGCATCGGCCAGGGCTAACTCGCGCAAGTCGTCCACCAGGCGTGCGAGCAGGCGTGTTTGATCATAAAGACTGGCAATCTCAGCCTTGTCTAGTGCATACACATCATCCAGGATGGCCTGCAAGTTGCCCTGCAACACACTCAACGGAGTACGTAGTTCATGGGCTACGTCGGCCATGAGGTTCTTGCGCAATTGTTCGGCTTGCTCCAACGCGGCAGCCATCTCATTGAAAGCCTGCGATACCTCAGCTATCTCCGTACTGCCCCCTACTTCCACCCGTTGACTGAAATCACGATTGGCAACAGCACGCGCCGCAACTGCAAGTCGCTGCAAAGGGGCGGAGAGGGTACGGCTAAAGGCTACACCTAATAACACCCCTAGTATGCCTGCCAGAACTGCTCCAGCCAGCAAGAGCTGGCGCAAGCGCTCGAAGAAGCGTTGTTCAATAGGACCGAGGATGGCGGATTGGATGGGCAACGCAACTACCAAACGGCCAACTACTCTACTGTCTACTTCGATATCAATCGCTGCAGCTGCCTCATCAGGGGTCAACTGCCGGCCGGGATGCCGCTGCATGCGGCTATACAAAACGCGGCCGTTGGCATCCGTTAGGACAAGTTGTACTCGGCTGCCCCCAGCAAAGGTCATGCTGCGCATCCTTCCCATCATGGGCTGGGACATGCCTGGCATTTGCTGCAGGATGGTTTCCACTTCCTGCCAGCGCTCCAGCAGTACCTCAACTCCTTGCCAGGTGCCGTGAGTCTGATAGTAGAGGGCTAAAGCTTGCACTAAGGGTTCATATCGCCATGGATCTCGGTAAGATAGGTAAAAGCGGAAGGCCTCTCCAACGCGCGTATTCGCCAGCACGGCAACGACACCCAAGGTAAGCAGAGTAATTAGGGTAAAAGCCAGGGTCAATCGCACCCACAGGCGGTTCATAATCATCCTTCCTTCATCTGACGTGGTTCCGAATGCAGGCGGTAGCCCACACCGAATACTGTCTCGATCAATGCTGTTCCCATGCCATGGCCACCTACCTCGTCCAACTTACGGCGCAAGTTCTTGATATGGCTGTCTACAGTGCGATCCAGCCCCTCATAGCTATAGCCCAGACCTTTCTCAATCAACTCCAGGCGGGTCAAGGCATGGCCAGGGTGTTCCGCTAACGCTCGCAGCAGGTTGAATTCCGTAGGAGTTAGGTGCATGGGACGGCCATTTAGCAGTACTTCGTGACGGTCTATGTCAATGCGCAGTGGCCCGGTTTGGATCACTTTAGGGAGGAATGGTTCTCCCTGAGCGCGGCGCAACACCGCGCGCACGCGAGCGATCACTTCGCGCGGATTGAACGGCTTGGTTACATAGTCATCGGCACCTAGTTCCAGACCGAGAATCTTGTCTCCATCTTCAACACGGGCAGTAAGCATGATGATTGGTATAGCCGCCAGGTTGGCATCGCCGCGCACCACGCGAGTCACTCCCCAGCCATCGCGATTGGGAAGCATCAGATCCAAGAGCACCAGATCAGGGCGCTCGCTGCGAATGATGTGCAACGCCATGTTTCCATCATAGGCGACGAAAACTTGGAATCCCTCTTTTTCCAAGTAAGCGCGCAGCAACCGCACAATCTGTGGATCATCATCCACTACCAGAATCCGTTGGGGCATCCGTTAACTCTCCTTGCGGCCTGGTTCTTTGGTTTATTATACCAATGAAGTGACAAAAGCTCATACCAACAGCGGAAGTTCGTTCTG is from Chloroflexota bacterium and encodes:
- a CDS encoding HAMP domain-containing protein; this translates as MNRLWVRLTLAFTLITLLTLGVVAVLANTRVGEAFRFYLSYRDPWRYEPLVQALALYYQTHGTWQGVEVLLERWQEVETILQQMPGMSQPMMGRMRSMTFAGGSRVQLVLTDANGRVLYSRMQRHPGRQLTPDEAAAAIDIEVDSRVVGRLVVALPIQSAILGPIEQRFFERLRQLLLAGAVLAGILGVLLGVAFSRTLSAPLQRLAVAARAVANRDFSQRVEVGGSTEIAEVSQAFNEMAAALEQAEQLRKNLMADVAHELRTPLSVLQGNLQAILDDVYALDKAEIASLYDQTRLLARLVDDLRELALADAGKLQMNLVPTDVGKILLNTSEYLTPAAGAQKVTLTVQVPDDLPLVHADPDRVAQVLHNLLVNALRHTHEGGSIAVSASTTEEGVEIAVSDTGEGIAPEDLPFVFERFWRADPSRSRNKHWPGGSGLGLSIAQSLVKAHGGRIWAESTLGKGSTFHFTLPLAQNGAG
- a CDS encoding response regulator transcription factor yields the protein MPQRILVVDDDPQIVRLLRAYLEKEGFQVFVAYDGNMALHIIRSERPDLVLLDLMLPNRDGWGVTRVVRGDANLAAIPIIMLTARVEDGDKILGLELGADDYVTKPFNPREVIARVRAVLRRAQGEPFLPKVIQTGPLRIDIDRHEVLLNGRPMHLTPTEFNLLRALAEHPGHALTRLELIEKGLGYSYEGLDRTVDSHIKNLRRKLDEVGGHGMGTALIETVFGVGYRLHSEPRQMKEG